Genomic DNA from Salinibacter pepae:
CCGGACTTCTTTGGGCTCGACCGGATGCGCGTCTGGAGCGGGCAGGACGACGAGGCGCAGACCGTCGAGGCCTCCCTCGCCCTCACCGTACAGGACGAGCGCACCCTGGCCGTGGCGGAGGGAACCGGGCCCGTCGATGCCCTCTCAAACGCCATGCGGGAGGGCCTTTTCTCGTTCTACCCCTCGCTCGATGGCGTGCGCCTCTCCGACTACAAGGTCCGGGTGCTTACGCCGCAGGACGGCACGGCCGCCACGGTCCGCGTGCTCATCGAGCACGGCGACGGCGCGCGCACCTGGAACACCGTGGGGGTTTCCGAGAACATCCTCGACGCGAGCTGGCAGGCCCTGGCCGACGGCATGCGGTACGCCCTCTTCCACGCGGCCCCCACTCCGACCGCCAGGCCCGCCCCGGATCCCGCGGCCTCGGATCCCGCGGCCTCGGCGTGATGCTACGACGACACGGGTTCGGCGGCCTCGTCCGCTCCCCCGACGGCCAACTCGGGAACGGACGCGCCCATGTGGCCGTCGCCGCGGTGGTCCGCGACGGTCCGCGCCCGGACGGCCTCGCGCCAGGCCGCCGTCAGCAGCTCATAGTCCCGTGCCTGCCACGCCTCGGACACTCCTTCCACGCACTTGAATCCGTAGGCCACCGGCGAGAGACTCGCTCGCGGAGCGCTTGACAGGCTCAGTACCTGCGAGCGGCCGAGGCCGAGCCGGAACCCGCCGTGCAGCTGGCCGAGCACGCACTGTTCCCCATCCTCCAGCTCCAGCGCTTCGGCGTTCACCCGGCGATGCCACCCTGGATCCACCTCGTCGAGGTACGCCGCCCCTCGCTCTACCCGCTCGTGCACCCGTTCTTCGGTGATGCGTCGGGTGCGACGGGCCTGCCACCAATTGTGGAGTCGCTCGATGAGTGCGTACATGGCAGTCGGGGTGTGTTGAGACTGCAAGACAACGGTTGCAAAAACGTACCAGTCCCCGACCACGAGGATCCCCTCGGACGTGACGCCGGTGGGGAGATCACGTTATCGTTCCGCGGCGTCCCGGGCCGCCATCGCCATCTCCACGAGCGCAGCCCGCGCCTCGTCGACCGTGTCGAGAGGCGCGTCGAAATCGATGCGCACCGGCACCGTGGCCTTCTCCTGCTCCACCTCGAGGTCGAAGCCCGCCGCGTCGATGCCCGTCATGCGCGCCCCTTTCGCCTCCCTCACGTCCCCGTACGCCTCTGCGTACCGGATCAAGTCCTCGGAGTGGGCGTCGTTCATGTGCTCTACGATGCGGTCCACGTCGCCGGGAGAAAACACGGGATCTGCCATGGTCGGGCCTGCTTGGGAAAACGGAGCTTCGGGATTTTGGGAGAGTGCTTTACGGATGTCCATCCGGGGTGTTATGGGCGCTCGGTGTTCGAAACTCTCGTGGAGGCAGGAAGCATTTCCCGGCGTTGCTCGTGAAATGCAATGCTTCACATGCTTTCCTGCACAGTCGCCTTTCTCCCATGTCCTACGAGGTCAACGACTTCGAAACCGACGTACTCGACGCGAGTGCGGACACGCCCGTCCTCGTCGACTTTTGGGCCCCGTGGTGCGGTCCGTGTCAGCAGCTCAGCCCGGTGCTTGAGTCGCTCGCGGAAGCGACCGACGACTGGGCCCTGGTCAAGGTGAACGTGGACGACCATCCGTCCGCGGCCCAGGAGTACGGCGTGCGCGGCATTCCGGCGGTGAAGCTGTTCGTGGAGGGGGACATTGAAGCCGAGTTTGCCGGCGTCAAGCCCAAGCCCCAGCTCGAGAACTGGCTCGACGAGCACCTCCCGAGCGAAGAAAAAAGCCGGATCGAGGAGGCAAAAGAGGCCCTTGAGGCAGGCAGCCATCAGGAGGCCGAACACCTTCTCTGGCCCGTGTTGGAGGACAACCCCGACCACGACGAGGCCCAGGTGCTCATGGCGCGCGCCCTCGCGTTCAAGGACCCAAACCGGGCCCAGGTGCTGGCCCAGGAGGCCGAGGTGGCCGATCCCACCCTCCGTCAGATGCGCGACGGCGTGGAGACCGTTGCCCGTCTCCTGGAGCTCGCCGAGGACCCGTCCGCCCTCCCCGAGAACGGGGCAAAGGACACGTACGTCGCGGCCCTCGACGCGCTCGCCGATCAGGACTTCAACGCGGCGCTGGACCAGTTCATTGACGTCGTGCGCACCGACCGCGACTACGACGACGACGGCGCGCGGAAGGCGTGCATCGCCCTCTTTACCCTGCTCGGGGAACAGCACCCCGTCACCCAGGAGCACCGCCGCACGTTCGACATGGCGCTGTACTAGCCGTGGCCGTTTCCCAGTTGCCCTCCCCTTCAATGCCCAACGACGTTCCGGATGCGCTTCCCGACGGCGCCCAGCACGTGCACACGACCGACCTCGCGGTCCGGTGGGGCGACATGGACGCCGTCGGCCACGTCAACAACAGCCGCTTCTTCTCCTACTTCGAGGAGGCGCGCGTGGAGTGGCTGAAGGCCACGCTCGACGGGGCGACGTTCGCGGAGAGCGGCCCGGTGCTGGCCCGTGCGTCGTGTGACTTCGAGCGCCCGGTGCACCATCCTACGACCCTTCACCTCGACGTGTACGCCGAGCCCCCGGGGCGGTCGAGCCTCACGACCCACTACGCCGCCCGCCCCGATGGGTCCGGCAGCGTGGCAGCCTTTGGCACCGCCGTTCTCGTGTGGGTGAGTGCGGAGACCGGCGACCCGGTGCCAATGCCCGACCTGGGCCTGGGGTGAGCTATCGCCCGAGCACATCGGCGGCGGCCGGGGCACGGAGGTGCTCCGCCGCCGTCGCCACCGCGGTCTGCACCGCCGGGTGCTCCACGTCGAGGCCGGCGTAGACGTAGCCGGCCTGAAACGGCCCGACCGCCCGGACGAGGAGTTCGGCCCCGACGTGAATCGCGGCGTCGCGCCGCTCCGCCGGGTCCCAGAGCGAAGCCTTCGTGTCGCCCAGGGCCTCCCCGTAGGCCCCCAGAAACGCGTCCCGGTGCGCCGCAACGGCCCGGGCGACGGCCTCGGACGGGGCGCGTTGCCTCTGCATCCACAGGTGCGCACGCCAGTGCGCCACGTCCTGGAGCGGGCGCCCGTAGTGGGCCAGCTCCCAGTCAATGATCCGCAGGTGGGTGCCGGGCCCAATCAAGACCGAGGGCGGCCAGAGGTCGCCCATCGTGAGGCAGCGCCCCGGCCCCAGCAGGCTCCGCCCCAGCGTCTCGGCCCGTCGCCCGAGGACGTCCGCATCGCCGACGCCCGCTTTCCGCAGCATGTCGGCCACCCCCTGGTACTGCACCGCGTGGCGGGTTTTCTGCATGGGGCGGTTGTTGAAGGCGTCCGCACAATGGTCGTCGTCGCACGTCGCCGCGTGGAGGCGCCCCAGGAATGCCCCCAGCCGCCGTCCCTGCGCGGCAGCCCTCTTTTCCAGTGGCTTCGCGTCCGCCTCGCGGAGCCACCGCCCGAACGACGGCACGGGGCCGATGTCCTCCATGAGGAGCACGGGCACGTCGGGGTTCAGGTCAATCGCCTTGGGGGGCCGCACCGCGGCCCCGGTCAGACCGTTCAGGCGCCCCCCCTGTCCCAGTGCGCGCAGGCACCGCGCCTCAATCAGCAGACGGGACGGGTCGAGCGGGGTGTCCGGGTCGGCCGCGATGTACGGCGGCGCGTACTTGACGATCAGCGACCGCTCTGCTCCGGGCACCCGCCAGACGACGTTCAGGTGGCCCCCCGGCACCCGCCGCGGCTCCCCCGTTGGCGAGAAGGCCGGCAGTCGCTCCCGCAGGTACGGCACCACATGGGCGTCCTTCATGGGCTTGTGCCCCGCATCCGAGACCGGACCGCGGTGCCGCCCCTCCTCCGAGTTTCGTCTCATGGGTCACTCTTCGAATCGGTAGATGGTATTCGGGAAGTCGACCGGCTCGGCCGCCCGCAGGAACGCCCGCACGACCCGTTCCTGCTCGTCGCGCGAGCGGTCGAGCGTGGCGGAGAGCGCCTCCTGCTCCGGCGGGTCGCGGTCGGGAATCGAGTACTTGTGCCCCACCACCAGCCCCGCACACGGGATCTCCAGCTCGTTGGCCAGCACCACCTCGGGCCCCAACGTCATGGAATTGACCTGGGCCCCCAGTCGGGGCCACATGCGGTTCTCCGCCGCGGTCTTGGAGCGGGGCCCCTGCACGTAGGCGAACGCAACCGTGTCCCCGATCGGCGCGTCCGCCCCCTCCGCCAGGGCGCGCACCTGCGCGGAGAGCCCCGTCGCGAAGAGGCCGTCGTTGAGGACGAGGTGCCCGTGCGCCTCCGACGGCTCCGTGAACATGGTGCAGGCGCTGCCGTCCGGGAGGCGGTTGTCGGGCATGAGCAGATCGTCCACCAGGAGCGGCCGGTAGAGCGGCACGTCGGGGTCGAGCACCCCCACGGAGCTGGTCACGAGCAGCGCCCCGCAGCCCACGGCCCGCAGCGCCGCGGCCTGGGCGCGGTAGTTGATCTGGTTGGGCAGCAGGCGGTGCGGCAGGCCGTGCCGGAACAGCACGTAGGCCGGGCGGTCGAGGCCGCGGACCCGATGGAGCGTCTGCGTCCCCCACTCCGTCTCCACCGCCTTCGGCTCCAGGTCAAGCTCGTTCGGGAAGGCATCGGCGAAGGCACTTCCAAGAATGGCGGCGACGGCGGGCATTTCGGGTTGAGGGTTCTGAGTTGAGGGTTCTGGGTTGAGCGTTCTGGGTTGTGGGTTCTGGGTTGAGCGTTCTGGGTTGTGGGTTCTGGGTTGTGGGTTCTGGGTTGAGCGTTCTGGATCGGTGCTGTCAAGGGACATCATGAGCGTCGAGCTTGCGTCCGAATTTCCCACCTCAGCCCAAAATTATAACGCAAAACCCTCAACGCCCAACGCGTAACCTCCAACGCTAAAACTCGTACCGCAGGCCGAACTGGAATTGACGGGGCGGCCCGGCGTTTTTCTCTTCGATGTCCGACCCCGGCGGCCCCACCTGGATCTGATTGCTCTGCGTGGCATTGTTGGCAAAGCCACTCAGGTTTTTCGTGTTGAGCACGTTGAACACGTCGGCCCGGGCCACCACACGCCCCGCGCCGATGGACCACCCGTACTGCACGCTCAGATCGAACCGGTACGACCACGGCAGGCGACCACTGTTGCGCTCCGCGCCCGGCCACCGGTCGCTGTTGCCGACGTACTGGGCCCCGTACTCCCGCCCGTCCCCGTTTAGGTCGCGCGTGCCGAAAATCGAGGCGTCCGGCACCCAGTTGATGGGCTGGCCGCTCTGGAGCAGGCTCGCGAGCGTCACGCGCAGCCGGTCTGTGGGGTAGACCGTCCCGACGGCACTGATCACGTGCCGCCGGTCGTTCACCGAGGGCCCCCACTCATCCCCATACTGGTTGGCCGTCTCCGCCCGGAAGTTGATGTCGCCGGTGTTGTTGCGGAGGCGAGAGAGCGTGTAGCTGAGGCGCCCCGAGTACCAGTCGTCGCCCCGGTCCTTCACGAGGTTGAAATTGGCGGCCCAGTAGCGGGCCTCCCCCTCCGTCTCGGTCATGGTGACGCTCCGCCCGCCGGGGATGGGCCGCGTCGCGTCGGCCGCTTCCTCCGACCGCACTAAATCTGCCGGGTCGCGATTCGGATCCTGCCGGGCCGCCGCCAGCGCGTCCCCGGAAATGGAGTACGGGGCCGCCGCGTTGAGTTCGCGGATGCGGAAGAGGTCGTAGGAGCGAGTGTGGATGAGGTCCACGTACGCGAGCCACGCGTCCCCAACCTGCCGCTGGACGCCAAGCGAGAACTGATGCGTCTGGGGATTCTCGTAGCCGTTGGGGTTGAGGATACGGCGTCCTCCGCTCAACGGCGTCACGTTCGACGGGCGCTGAAGGTACCCCACGGCACCGTCACGTTGGGCCGACCGCGTGCCGTCGAAGGTGACCTCATCGACGTCGGTGTCCCCCGGCAGAATGCCCTTTTCGACGAGAGTGCGGACGTCGTTTTTGAACGCCGGGTCGTTCGAATTGCTCTCCAGCGCGTCGCTGGTCACGGCGTAGACAACCTTGTCGTAGAAGATGCCGTAGCCGCCGCGCAGGGCGGTGCGCTCGTCGAGTGCATAGTTGAGGCTGAGTCGCGGGGCGAGGTTGTTGTAGTCGGCCGCATCGGCCCCACCGCCCCCCTCCGTGAGGCTGTCGTAGTCGTACCGCAGGCCCGTGGTTACCGTCAGGTCGGGCAGCGGCGTGAACTGATCCTCTACGTACAGCCCAATCAGGGTTTGCCGCCGGCCGAACGTCGAAGGCCGCAGCTCCACGCTGTAGTTGGTGACATTGAGCGCCTGCGGATCCACCCCCAGCGCCCCCGGCAGCTCCGACGGCGTCAGCGACGGAGAGAGGGTCGCGTTGGCGAAGGCCTCCGTCTGCGCAGCGTCGAGCCGCACGACGTAGTTCCCATTCGGATTGCCCCCTCCTGCCAACCGGTGGTCGGACGCAAGAACGTCGAGGCCGGCCTTCAAGGCATGACTGCCGAGCTGGTACGTGAGCTTCTGCTGCACCTGAAACGTGTTTTCCACGCTATCGAACTGGAAGCCCGGGTGGCCGAGGAACGCGATGTTGCTGCCGCTCGCGTCTTGTACCGTCACCCGCGGGCTGTTCGGATTTTTCGGGTTGCCGGCGTCCCAGTTGAACCAGCTGTACTGGAGATTGCTCTCGTACACGAGGTTGTCGCCGGCATACGTGTTCTGAAGGGCCGCGTGGACCCCATCGCGTTCCTCTGTGTTGGCCGCGCTGGCAAAGGTCGCCCCCCCGGTAAGCCCACCGCCCTGGTTTTCGATGTGGACGCGGTTGGCGTTGAGCCGTGCCGTAGAGCGCCACCGGTCGTTCCAGCGGTGGTCCACCCGGGCCGAGGCGTACGTGAGCTGGTTCCGCCCGTCGACGGTCTCCCGCACGCCCGGCGCGTCCAGCCGATTGTCCTTAAAGTCAGTCGTGTGCTCCAGACTCACGTGGAAGAAGGTCTGGTCCGCCACGAGGGGCCCGCCGAGCGCGAAGCCGCCCTGCTGGCGCTGGAAGCCGCTCTTCACTGTGTTGCCCGACAGGTCGCGTTGCGTCGGCGTGTCGTCGCCGAATTCCCCGTCGAGCGGCTGGCCGGGCCGGGTCAGGTAGAAGGCCTCCCCTTCCCACTGGTTGCTGCCGGACGCGGTGGTGACGTTGAAAATGCCGTTCCCGGTGCGGCCGTACTCGGCGGAGTAGGTGCTCGTGAGCACCGTCACGTCCTTCACCACGCCCGTCGGCACGTCAAACTGGGGCCCGCCTAGGAACTGCTCGTTGTTGTCCATGCCGTCGATGAGGTAGTTCGTGTAGAGGCCATTGGCGCCGTTGATGCTCACGTTGGGCGCCTCGGCGAAGAAGCCGGTTGCGGGGGTGACGTTGGGCAGGCGGTAGAGGCTCTGCGTGACGTTGCGGCCCTCCACCGGCAGGTTCTCCAGGGACGCCCCCGACAGACTGGAGGAGACCTCCCCGTTCACCCGGTTCACGTCCGCCACGCTCCGCCCCCCCTCTACCACAACCTCGTCCAGCTCGTACGCGGCCACGGGGCGGAGGACGAGGGTCACGCTCCGGGTCACGTTCGCCCGCAGTTCGATGTCGGACACGCGCGCCTCGTAGAACTGGTCGTTTTCTTCGATGAACACCGAGTAGGTCCCCGCCGTGGAGAGGCCGCCCCACTGCACGGTCCCCTGGTCGTCGGTTCGGCGGGTCGCCGCAAAGCCGATGCCCTCATTTACGAGGTGGACGGCCGCGCCGGACACCGACTCGTTGGCGTCGATGTCGAACGCGTGCACCTCCAGGGCCGCCTGGCCGTGGGCATTCGGGGCGGGGAAGCCGGCAAGCAGAAGGAACAGACATGCCGTCCACAACGCACGTTGGCTTTGTGGAGACCGAGTAGGGGGGATGCGTGGAGTCATGGGATAGATCGACGCTCGATACAAAGACCTACAGTGCACAGACAACGTCTACCGCGGGCACACGAGTCGGGCGGGACATTGGCCGTTCGGGAAAGGCGTACGCCTCCCGCACGGAATCCGCAGTGCGCCCTGGGTAGACATGGGCAGACGGGAGCGACGCCCGCCCTCAATGAGCCACCGTAGGCTGACGGGGCCGTCAGGCCCTTCAGCGGCGGCTCAAGAGAGAACTGTAGGGGGGTGCCCGGGACCGACGCTCCAGGACCGGACGCGTCGTGCTTGGGGCCGGGACGTGAGAGGTGCAGTGGGTGCTTCCAAGCACCCGACGCAGACGCGCCGCGAGGGCGCCGGCCCGGTTTCGACGCAGCAGCGCACGGAGCTCCGCGGGCTCGTTTACGTCATCGCGCACGGCGAGACGGACGGGCGCGGCACGGGCCGTGCCTGCAAGGTGGCGGTGTAGGGCCGGAAACAGCCTGTCGGTCGTCCACGGAAGCGCCGCAAACGCCGCGTGCTCAAACTGACCGCGGGAGAGCCCAATCAGGTAGGCCCCGTCGTGGCCCGACGTGGGCCCGAGCACGGGTCGCCCCGCTTCCAACTGCTCAGTGACTGCCGCCCAGTCGACCTCGTGCAGGGCCGGGCAGTCGTTGCCCACGGCGATGACGTGCTCGTACCCCGCCGCAAACGCGTCGGCGACGGCGTTGGCGAGGCGCGCGCCGAAATCATGCCCGCGCTGCTGCGCACCGTTCACCTCGATCGCGGGCAGCCCGCTGTCCGCCACCGCCCGTCGGGCATGGTCGTAAAACGCCGCGGCCACCCGTCGACTTTGGGCGTAGTCCTGCCCCACGAGCTGTTTGTTCAGCCCCTCCCGTTCCGGGCGGCGGCTGAAGAACAGAATGGCGGTGTCTGCGTCAGGGGTGCCGATGGCAGTCCGTCGCGACGTGAGAATACAGTGCGGGGATGAAGGAGACCGGCGCCGGAAGCACCTGGTTTCGTCCAATGAGGTGCATCTAGAGACGGAATCGTTACGTGCTCACGTATGGCCATTTCGCAAACCGTCTCGCCCGCTCCCCGGTCTCTGCTTTGCCCTACGTCTGTACGCGCTGGTCTGTCCGCGCCCCGTCCCCCCGCGGTGCCCCCTGATCGGCGTACTGCAGGTCGTACAGCCGTCGGTAGAGGCCGTCCGCCGCCAGCAGCTCCTGGTGCGTGCCCCGCTCCCGGATCTCCCCCTTGTGCATCACTAGAATCTTGTCCGCGTCCTGGATGGTGGAGAGGCGGTGCGCGATGGCGAGCGTGGTGCGCCCTTCCGTCACCCGCTCCAGCGCCCGCTGGATGAGGGCCTCCGTCTCCGTATCGACGCTGGAGGTGGCCTCGTCGAGCACCATCACGTCCGGGTCGTACAGGAGCGCCCGCACGAACGCAAGGAGCTGGCGCTGGCCGCGCGAGAGCGACGAGCCCCGCTCCTTCACGTCCTGGTCGTACCCGTCCGGCAGCCGCTCGATGAGCTGATCGGCCTGCACCGTCTTGGCGGCGCGGCGCATCGTCTTCTCGTCGATGCTCGGGTCGTCGAGCGTCAGGTTGCGCCGCACGGACCCGCTGAACAGGAACACGTCCTGCGGGATGAGGCCGATGTGCTCGCGCAGGTCGCGGAGCCGCAGGTCGCGGATGTCGTGCCCGTCCACCCGGATTTGGCCGCGCTGGATCTCGTAGAAGCGCAGCAACAGGTTCATCACCGTGGACTTGCCCGCGCCGGTCGCCCCCACCAGCGCCGCCATCTCGCCGGGCTCCACCCGGAACGACACGTCCTCCAGCACCCAGTCGGGGGCTCCCGTGTCGTCCTCCTCGTAGGCAAACCACACGTTCTCGAACTCGATCGTCCCCTCGACCGCGTCGAGCTCAACCGGCGCGCCGGGCGCCTCGATGCTCTCGTCGGTGTCGAGCAGACTGAAGACCCGCTCGGCCCCCGCCATCGCCTTCTGCAGCGTGTCGTACTGGTTGGACAGGTCGCGGATGGGCCGGAAGAACTGCCGCGCGTACTGGATAAACGCGACGAGGACGCCGAGCGTGAGGGCCGAGCCGCCCAGGGCCCGAAAGCCGCCAAACCAGAGCACCGCCGCCAGGGCCAGGTTCGAGATAAACTCGATGGACGGCCAGAAGATGGCGTAGTAGAAGATGGTGTGGAGGTGGGCGGCCCGATGCTTGTCGTTGATGCCCTCAAACCGGTCCTCCTCTTCGTCCTCCCGGTTGAAGAGCTGGACGATGTGCATCCCCGTCACGTGCTCCTGAATGAAGGAGTTGATCCGGGCCATCTGCTTGCGCGTCTCGCGGTACTGCTCCCGCACGTTGCGCCGGAACCAGAACGTCACCCACACCATCAGCGGCATCACCAGCAGCGTGACCACCGCCAGCATCCAGTTGAGGGTGAACATGAAGTAGGCGATGAACACCAGTTTGAACAGGTCCCCCAGCACCGACACGAGGCCCGAGGAGAGGGCGTCGCTGAGGGCCTCCACGTCGCTGGTGGTGCGGGTAATGACGCGCCCGACGGGCGTCCGGTCGAAGTACGCAAGGGACTGCCCCTCGACGTGCCGGAAGAGGGTGGTGCGGAGGTCGTAGATGGCCTGCTGCCCGATCCACTGCGTGAGGTAGTTTTCGCCGAAGGAGAGAATGCCCTCCCCCACCAGCGCAAGCACCAGGTACAGGATGATGTACTGCAGGCCCTCCAGGTCCCCCACCACGATGTAGTTGTCGATGCCCTTCTGCACGAGCCACGGGCGCAGCGGGCCGAGGAACGATGCCCCGAGCGTGATGACCAGCGCCAGGACGATGTACCCGGCATAGGGGGTCAGGTACTGGCCCAGGCGACGGATGAGACGCCCGTCGAAGGTGTTGACCTCATCGACCGTGTCTTCGGGCTCGAAGTGATCGTCGGACGCGTCGTCAGCCAAGTGCAGGGAGGCGGATGGGTGGAGGAGATCAGCAAGACAACAATCAAGCAACTTGGAGGACACGCGCAGTGTTGCGTCCACCAGAGCGAGGAGGTGGCATTGGTCGCCGGTGTGTTACGTTTCGTCCGCCGGGCCCACTGGACCAGGCTCTTTCTCGCGGGGGTCCAGCGCGTAGCGGCGGAGCTCTTCGGCGACCTCCGATGCGGGAAAGACCGAGCGCGCCTCCCGCTCCAGCGGCGCGGGGTCCGGGTAGCGGGCGCTGAGGTGCCCCAGAAGCAGGCGCGTGGCCCCCGCCTCGCGGGCGACCGTCGCCGCCTGCCGGGCGGTCGAGTGCCCCGTCTCGTCGGCCCGCGCTGCGTGGTCGTCCGCGAAGGTGGCGTCGTGGTAGAGCAGGTCGGCCTCCTCGGCGAGGGCACGCCCGCCGGCGCAGGGCCGGGTGTCGGTCACGTAGGCCGCCACGACCCCGGGGCGCGGCGGGCCCAGTACCTGTGCCGGGCGCACCGTCGTGCCGTCCGGGGTCGTCACCGGGCGCCCGCTTTGGAGCCGCCCGAACGCCGGCCCTTCGGGCACCCCCAATTCTCGGGCCTGCTCGGGATCAAACCGACCGGGCCGCGTCCGCTCCGCCACCCGGAAGCCCATCGTAAACGCCTCGCGGTGGTCCAGGCGCCGGGCCTCAACGACAACCTCGTCGGTCTCGTACACCGCGCCGAGGGCCTCCGCAGCGTCCGCCTCCACCACGTGCACCGGGAAGGACAGGCGCGCCGGCGTGGC
This window encodes:
- a CDS encoding DUF2470 domain-containing protein, whose product is MADPVFSPGDVDRIVEHMNDAHSEDLIRYAEAYGDVREAKGARMTGIDAAGFDLEVEQEKATVPVRIDFDAPLDTVDEARAALVEMAMAARDAAER
- a CDS encoding phosphotransferase family protein; the encoded protein is MRRNSEEGRHRGPVSDAGHKPMKDAHVVPYLRERLPAFSPTGEPRRVPGGHLNVVWRVPGAERSLIVKYAPPYIAADPDTPLDPSRLLIEARCLRALGQGGRLNGLTGAAVRPPKAIDLNPDVPVLLMEDIGPVPSFGRWLREADAKPLEKRAAAQGRRLGAFLGRLHAATCDDDHCADAFNNRPMQKTRHAVQYQGVADMLRKAGVGDADVLGRRAETLGRSLLGPGRCLTMGDLWPPSVLIGPGTHLRIIDWELAHYGRPLQDVAHWRAHLWMQRQRAPSEAVARAVAAHRDAFLGAYGEALGDTKASLWDPAERRDAAIHVGAELLVRAVGPFQAGYVYAGLDVEHPAVQTAVATAAEHLRAPAAADVLGR
- a CDS encoding ABC transporter ATP-binding protein; the protein is MHLADDASDDHFEPEDTVDEVNTFDGRLIRRLGQYLTPYAGYIVLALVITLGASFLGPLRPWLVQKGIDNYIVVGDLEGLQYIILYLVLALVGEGILSFGENYLTQWIGQQAIYDLRTTLFRHVEGQSLAYFDRTPVGRVITRTTSDVEALSDALSSGLVSVLGDLFKLVFIAYFMFTLNWMLAVVTLLVMPLMVWVTFWFRRNVREQYRETRKQMARINSFIQEHVTGMHIVQLFNREDEEEDRFEGINDKHRAAHLHTIFYYAIFWPSIEFISNLALAAVLWFGGFRALGGSALTLGVLVAFIQYARQFFRPIRDLSNQYDTLQKAMAGAERVFSLLDTDESIEAPGAPVELDAVEGTIEFENVWFAYEEDDTGAPDWVLEDVSFRVEPGEMAALVGATGAGKSTVMNLLLRFYEIQRGQIRVDGHDIRDLRLRDLREHIGLIPQDVFLFSGSVRRNLTLDDPSIDEKTMRRAAKTVQADQLIERLPDGYDQDVKERGSSLSRGQRQLLAFVRALLYDPDVMVLDEATSSVDTETEALIQRALERVTEGRTTLAIAHRLSTIQDADKILVMHKGEIRERGTHQELLAADGLYRRLYDLQYADQGAPRGDGARTDQRVQT
- a CDS encoding acyl-CoA thioesterase, which gives rise to MPNDVPDALPDGAQHVHTTDLAVRWGDMDAVGHVNNSRFFSYFEEARVEWLKATLDGATFAESGPVLARASCDFERPVHHPTTLHLDVYAEPPGRSSLTTHYAARPDGSGSVAAFGTAVLVWVSAETGDPVPMPDLGLG
- a CDS encoding tetratricopeptide repeat protein; the encoded protein is MSYEVNDFETDVLDASADTPVLVDFWAPWCGPCQQLSPVLESLAEATDDWALVKVNVDDHPSAAQEYGVRGIPAVKLFVEGDIEAEFAGVKPKPQLENWLDEHLPSEEKSRIEEAKEALEAGSHQEAEHLLWPVLEDNPDHDEAQVLMARALAFKDPNRAQVLAQEAEVADPTLRQMRDGVETVARLLELAEDPSALPENGAKDTYVAALDALADQDFNAALDQFIDVVRTDRDYDDDGARKACIALFTLLGEQHPVTQEHRRTFDMALY
- a CDS encoding 5'-methylthioadenosine phosphorylase, which encodes MPAVAAILGSAFADAFPNELDLEPKAVETEWGTQTLHRVRGLDRPAYVLFRHGLPHRLLPNQINYRAQAAALRAVGCGALLVTSSVGVLDPDVPLYRPLLVDDLLMPDNRLPDGSACTMFTEPSEAHGHLVLNDGLFATGLSAQVRALAEGADAPIGDTVAFAYVQGPRSKTAAENRMWPRLGAQVNSMTLGPEVVLANELEIPCAGLVVGHKYSIPDRDPPEQEALSATLDRSRDEQERVVRAFLRAAEPVDFPNTIYRFEE
- a CDS encoding TonB-dependent receptor; protein product: MTPRIPPTRSPQSQRALWTACLFLLLAGFPAPNAHGQAALEVHAFDIDANESVSGAAVHLVNEGIGFAATRRTDDQGTVQWGGLSTAGTYSVFIEENDQFYEARVSDIELRANVTRSVTLVLRPVAAYELDEVVVEGGRSVADVNRVNGEVSSSLSGASLENLPVEGRNVTQSLYRLPNVTPATGFFAEAPNVSINGANGLYTNYLIDGMDNNEQFLGGPQFDVPTGVVKDVTVLTSTYSAEYGRTGNGIFNVTTASGSNQWEGEAFYLTRPGQPLDGEFGDDTPTQRDLSGNTVKSGFQRQQGGFALGGPLVADQTFFHVSLEHTTDFKDNRLDAPGVRETVDGRNQLTYASARVDHRWNDRWRSTARLNANRVHIENQGGGLTGGATFASAANTEERDGVHAALQNTYAGDNLVYESNLQYSWFNWDAGNPKNPNSPRVTVQDASGSNIAFLGHPGFQFDSVENTFQVQQKLTYQLGSHALKAGLDVLASDHRLAGGGNPNGNYVVRLDAAQTEAFANATLSPSLTPSELPGALGVDPQALNVTNYSVELRPSTFGRRQTLIGLYVEDQFTPLPDLTVTTGLRYDYDSLTEGGGGADAADYNNLAPRLSLNYALDERTALRGGYGIFYDKVVYAVTSDALESNSNDPAFKNDVRTLVEKGILPGDTDVDEVTFDGTRSAQRDGAVGYLQRPSNVTPLSGGRRILNPNGYENPQTHQFSLGVQRQVGDAWLAYVDLIHTRSYDLFRIRELNAAAPYSISGDALAAARQDPNRDPADLVRSEEAADATRPIPGGRSVTMTETEGEARYWAANFNLVKDRGDDWYSGRLSYTLSRLRNNTGDINFRAETANQYGDEWGPSVNDRRHVISAVGTVYPTDRLRVTLASLLQSGQPINWVPDASIFGTRDLNGDGREYGAQYVGNSDRWPGAERNSGRLPWSYRFDLSVQYGWSIGAGRVVARADVFNVLNTKNLSGFANNATQSNQIQVGPPGSDIEEKNAGPPRQFQFGLRYEF
- a CDS encoding DUF2064 domain-containing protein, which gives rise to MGQDYAQSRRVAAAFYDHARRAVADSGLPAIEVNGAQQRGHDFGARLANAVADAFAAGYEHVIAVGNDCPALHEVDWAAVTEQLEAGRPVLGPTSGHDGAYLIGLSRGQFEHAAFAALPWTTDRLFPALHRHLAGTARAAPVRLAVRDDVNEPAELRALLRRNRAGALAARLRRVLGSTHCTSHVPAPSTTRPVLERRSRAPPYSSLLSRR
- the rnz gene encoding ribonuclease Z; the protein is MVTNVIPLGTASAVPTDERHLSALAVERKGQVLLFDCGEGTQYRLRAAGLSWARIEAIFVTHLHGDHCYGLPGLLATMELQQRADPVTLVLPPGGPAMLRAVPGATPARLSFPVHVVEADAAEALGAVYETDEVVVEARRLDHREAFTMGFRVAERTRPGRFDPEQARELGVPEGPAFGRLQSGRPVTTPDGTTVRPAQVLGPPRPGVVAAYVTDTRPCAGGRALAEEADLLYHDATFADDHAARADETGHSTARQAATVAREAGATRLLLGHLSARYPDPAPLEREARSVFPASEVAEELRRYALDPREKEPGPVGPADET